From the genome of Pseudomonas sp. FP453:
GGTCCTTGATCGCGACGCGCTGGTTGAGTGCCAGTTCAGCAATGGCATTGCGCAGGGGCGCGAGTTCGCCGCTGTCGTCCAGCCCGAGGGCCTTGCGCTGGGTATCGCTCAATACGCGCCAGACGGCGGTGAGCAGATCGGTAGAGGTGTTGAGCGGGTCACTTATCAACTGGCCTTCGGCGTCATACGCCTGATAACGCGCGTCCAACCGCGCCAGTCTCTTGCGCTCGCTGCCGGCCAAGTACCCGGCACTCTCGAGCAACGGCCCGGTGGCGCTGCCCTGGTGAATGTCCAGGCGGGCATCGGTGGGCCAGCCGGGCAGCAGCTTGAGCACATGCAAGATGATTTTTTCGCTGTCGGGGTTGGCGACGGTGGACAGGTACAACCCCTCGAACGCCCGGTTTAGGCGCACGTCATTGGCGGTCAGTTTTGCCTGTTCGCCCAGGCGCAGGGGGACCCAGTCCTTCTCGCTCAGTTGCTTGATTTCATGGGGGGTCGCATGGTCGATCAGGGCCTGGATGGCGCTGGCGGGCAGCTGCGGGAAATGCGCGTGCAGGCGCGCGTGCAGGCGGTTGCCGTTGCGTTCGCCCTGGGCGTACAGCGCGTCGAACAGTTGGCTGCGTTCGCGGTAGGCGTGCTCGGCGATTTTTTTTGCCAGCTTGAACAGGCGTTCTTCCTGGCTTTGCGGCAGCTCACCGAGCAGGGCGCGGCTCAGGTCATCGTTGCGCACCAGATGGGCCAGGGGTTCCTGGCTGCGGCTCTGGGTGTCGGACAGGCGGATTTTTTGCGCCGCGCCGGCGTTCGCAGCCGGGTAATGGGCAAGCGTGCGTCCGGCCTCATCATGCAGTTCCAGCACATGGCTGGCGGGCCATTGCGGCAGCGCGCAGACCAGCAGCAGTTGCAAGGAGGGCTTGGCGCTACGGGTGGCCGAATAGGTGGTCATCGCCTTGATGAAATGCAGGATTTTGCGCTCGATACCAAAGCGCTTGCTGCTGTCTTTCAACAACGGCGGCGGGGGCAGGCCGGCGCAGTGCACTTCACGCAAGGCGCGGGGCGGTGTGCCGGTGACCTTGAGCAGGCGCGCGGCGGTGGGCTGATCGACGCTGAAGTCTTCAGTCCCCAGGCGCGATACCAGGTGATAGTCGTCCCAGGTCAGCGGGTTTTCGCTTTCCAGGCGCCAGGCGCCATGGCGGTTGTGCTTGAGGCGTGGGGTATCGACGCCGACTTTCTGCGGGTGCTTGAGCCGCCACACACGCCGCTGTTGGTCGAAGGTGACCGGGTAGAACGAGCCGTACAGTGGCATCAACTGTTCGCCGTTGTAGTCATACAGCCCTTCGGGGTTGGGGCGCAGGTCGGTGGGCAACACCAGCTTTTTCTCGTATTGCGCGAGCGAATAGTCGAGCAGGCTGACCAGGCCGGCAGGGCTTCGGCGTTCGCTCATCAGGTCGCCCAGGGTGTTGCGCAGGCCCTGGGCATCGGTGGCGGAACTCATGCCTAGCCGGCTGCGCTCGTGGGGTTGCAGCACCGAGCCGATGGCGAGGTAGAAACTGTCCACGGCCGGCGACACCGGGATCGGCCCGGCGTTGCGCATGTCGTAGGCTTCGTAGCGGCCGTCGCCGTAGTGCAGCAGTTCGACGGTGGTGTCTTCGGGGCCGGTGTTTTTGTAACGGTCCTTGGGGGCGCCTCCGGCCATTTCGGTGATTACCAGGGGGCGCTTGCAACGCTCCAGCAGCAGGCTGGCGGCAAACTCTCGGGCCCATAGGTCGGTGTCCGGATTGAACGTGCGAGGGTGGTACAGGCCGTCGATCACAGCATCAATGCGCAACGCAGTGCGGTGTTGTTCCAGGTGTTCGCGTACGTTGCCCGGCAACTTGCCGTCCTTGAGGTAGGTGCTTTGCTGCGTTGCGCTCAGGGGCGTTATTACGAGCAATTGTTTAAGGTTGGGCGGACTCAAGGGGGGGAATTGTGCTTGCAGTTTGCTCAGCAGCGCAGTGACCTCCACGCCCGTGCCTGCATTTTTGATCGGTACAAACGGGCGCGCCGCATCCCCAGCCGGCACCTGGTGCCGCGCATGGCTTGCGTAGTGGGTCATGGCCGTGAACAGTGCGGTGCGCTTTTGGCCGGCCAGGGCACCGATCTGCACGCGTAGCCGCGCAATGCGCTGGGCCTCGGTGAGGTTCGGGCTGCCTTCCTTGCCCAGGGTCGAAGTGGCGGGTTGCTGGCGGATAATCGACTCGAACAGGGACTCTTGGGTGGCGACGTCGGTGTCGGGTGCGTCGAGGGCCAGGTAGGTGCCGTCGTCCCTGCGCCTGAGGTTGATGGCCAGCGTGGCCGTTTCATTGGCCGCATGGCTTTCAACCAGGTGGCCGTGCTGGTCGCGCACGTGGATCACGGCGTCAGCGGGCCATGTCGGCAGTTGCGTCAACAGGGCGAACAGGGCGCTGCCGGCATGGGCGGGCAGGTTGCCGCGATGGTGGAAGCCTGAGCTCAGTTGTTCAATCACCCGATCAATCTGCACGCGCCGGACGGCTTCGATCAGATTGACCGGCGGCGGTTCGCCCGCCCAGATCGCGTCCAGTGTGGCGCGGGACACGGCGGTGCTGCGCAGCAGGTTGCGCAGGTGTGCCGGGGGCACCGCGGCCTCGCCGTTGGGTAGCATCTGCTCGATCAACTGGTAGTCCGAGAGTTGGCCAGCGCCGTGCAGGTCGAGGACCCAGGCTTGCCGCTTCGGGTCGAACGTGATCGGCGCGGCGAAGCCATTGCCGTTGCCGTTGCGCCGCTTGAGCACAAAGCCTTGGGTCTTGGGGTCGGTGCTCACGTGTGCCACGTATTGTCGATCCCCCTGTTGCACGCGCACGTAGTGATGGCCGTTTATCAGGTAGAGGCCCTGGGCATTGGCCATCTGGCCGTCAAGCAGGCGTTGGTCGGCGACCGCGTAGGGGGTGATGTCGGGTTTCCACAGCGCCTGCGTGCCGTCGCTGTGGGTGACCTTGCGCGGGCCGCCCATGCGCTGCATCAGGCCTTCGATGCGCTGGCGATGGACGCGCCCGGCGGTGGAGATCAACAGGCCGTTCACGGCCAGGTCCGCGACGTCGGCCATGGCGGCGGCAAAGTCACTGGCCTGGCCCTTGGCGGCTTCGTTGACGCCGACGATCAGGCTGTAGGTCAGGTTGCCAAACACCACGACCTGCATCACCCGGTTCAAGCCGCTGACCCCACCCGGTACCGGGGTTATCAGCAGTTCCATGAGTTCACTGGCAATCGCTGCCGCGCCGTCGATTACCGCCTGCAGGTCGCGCGCCGAGCGCTGGGTGGCGAGGGTGGCGAGGTTGGCCTGGTAATGCTGGGTGTGGCGATAGGTAAGGGCCTGCACCAGGGTCAATGGACGGCTGGGCTTGGGGTCGTTGACGAATCGCAGGTGGTCCAGGGTCTGTTCTGGAAATACGCTGTGGAATGAATCATAGAAGAAACCCCGCCACCGGGCTCAGGCCCTCAGGCCGTGGTTCGTCACGCAGCAGCTCAGTGAACAGGTTGATCTCGGTGACCGGCAGTTGTCGCGCGAACCAGCCCAGGTCGCCGTCACGGTGGCTGGCCTTGATGTCGTCGAGAAACGCCGCGCCGGCCACCTTGGCATCCGTGTGATAGCGCAAGGCGCCACCGGGACGGAACGGGAAATAGGACACCACCCCTAGGCTTCCCACCTTTGATTAGCAACAGGGGCAACGGGATGCTCGTGCCCGACAGGGCAAAGGGCACCGCCGGCAGGATGGTTTTATCGAGGTCCATGCTCAGGGTCTCGAAGGGCAGTGCCGTGCCGCTGCCATCGATCGCCGCGACCAGCTTGTCGTACAGGGGTTGCGTCAGGCCCGTAGTGGCGCGGTCGCGATACGCCTCCAGCGCTTCGAACAGCAGGTGGGTGCGCGCACTGGTCTCGATCAAGCCGTGCAGTTTGCCGCCGGGGCCCAGGGCGCTGGACAGCCTGGCTTGCAGTTGGCCGCCCAGGTCCAATTCGCGGCTGATGGCGATGAATTGGCTGACGCTCAGCCGCTTTTCACTGACGCCGGTCAGGTACGACGCATCGACATACCGGTGCCCCGAGGCCTGGGGTGTACCGGTGGCGAAGTCGAAGTTCAGGCAGGCCGCGTCCCAAAGCGACAGGCTTGAAACATGGGTGCGGTACTTCCATTCGTCCACGTCACGGCGAAAACGTGCACCTTGGGCCAAGCCGCCGAGGGTGCTTTTGCGCGGTTCCCAGGGCAGGGGCGGTTCAAGCTTTTCCAGGTAGCGGGTGTGCAGCGTGATGGCGTGGGGGTCGAGGCCGCCGAGTTTGTTGCGCAGTTGCGCCACGCCGATGTCTTTGAAGTCTTTGATCAGCCGGGTGTTTTCCGCGTCCACTGCCTTGAATGCGTCGTGGGCGGCACGTTGCAGCCTGAGGTATTCGAGCCGTTGTGCGGACGTCAGCGGGCTCATCGATTGCGCCATTATCTGGCGCAGCAGTGCCAGGGCCTGTTGCTGGCCCCAGGATTCGCTGGACTGCAAGTGGCCGGACAAGCCGTTGGCAAAGGGGTGGTTGGGCATCGAGTGCTTCCTTTCAGAATAAAATCGGGAAAAGAATGGAAGCACTCGCTTTCGCGTGGTGGGCGCTAGCTATGTAGTGCGTTGGCTCAGGCGCTTGTTCAACTCCAGCCAGGCGCCCAGCGCCGCCATCAGGACAACCCCGATCAGCGCAGTCAGCAGTTGTATCAGCAGCGCATCGCCGGCCATGGCGTTGAGCATGTCGGCCAACGGTGCAAGCAGCACCCCGAGGCAGAAGATCTCCAGCGAGAACCGTCCCATGCGGCACACCTGCGCAGCCACCGGGTTTTGCGTCCAGCCTGCGGTGGGCAGCAGCTTGGCGGTGACGTAGGCCAGGGCGAGGAAGTGCAACAGGCGCACGGGCGACAGGTCGGTCTTGCTGATGGGGTAGATCAGGTCGCTGATCGATGCCGGCATCAGCGCGTCATGGATCTCGGGCCAGCGCCACGCCACCGTAATCAGGCCGGTGACCACGACGTACAGCGCCGCCGCGACAAACAGCGACTGGCGCAACAAGGGTTGGCTCTGGACCGGCTTGGCCTGCCCGCTGCGAATCGCCGCCGCGCCGCCCAGTACAAACAGCAACTGCCAGGTCACCGGGTTGAAGTACCACACGCCGTCCTCGATTGCCCGCAGGTTCCAGCCCATCCACGGCGCCAGCAGATACACCGTCAGCGACACCGCCACCACTGCCATGGGCCAGCGCAGCATCAGCGGCAACGCCAGCGCCAGGCTGGCGAGCAAGACGATGTACAGCGGCAACGGGTCCATCAGGTTGGGCTTGAAGCGCAGCAGCAACTCATCGAGCAGGGCCTGTTGCGGATGGGTGATGAAGTGGGTCATGCCCATCTCTTGCACCAGGTCGCGGGTCTCCACATGGCTGTTGGCGAAAAACACGATGCCCATCAGCATCGCCAGCAAGAAGATGTGCACCACGTACAGCACCCAGGTGCGGCGCAGGATTTTCAGGCAGGCCATCCAGTAGCCTTCGCGTTGCAGGACTTTGCCATAGGCCATTACCGAGGCGAAGCCGGCGAGGAACACGAAGACTTCCGCCGCGTCACTGAAACCGAGGTTACGCAGGGTGATCTGGCCGAGGGGGTTGTGGGGGACGTGATCCCAGAAAATGAAGATCAACGCCAGGCCCCGAAAAAAATCGATGCGCGGGTCGCGTCCGTTCAGCATGGCAGCGGGCTCTTGTACAGAATTTTG
Proteins encoded in this window:
- a CDS encoding NEL-type E3 ubiquitin ligase domain-containing protein; amino-acid sequence: MQALTYRHTQHYQANLATLATQRSARDLQAVIDGAAAIASELMELLITPVPGGVSGLNRVMQVVVFGNLTYSLIVGVNEAAKGQASDFAAAMADVADLAVNGLLISTAGRVHRQRIEGLMQRMGGPRKVTHSDGTQALWKPDITPYAVADQRLLDGQMANAQGLYLINGHHYVRVQQGDRQYVAHVSTDPKTQGFVLKRRNGNGNGFAAPITFDPKRQAWVLDLHGAGQLSDYQLIEQMLPNGEAAVPPAHLRNLLRSTAVSRATLDAIWAGEPPPVNLIEAVRRVQIDRVIEQLSSGFHHRGNLPAHAGSALFALLTQLPTWPADAVIHVRDQHGHLVESHAANETATLAINLRRRDDGTYLALDAPDTDVATQESLFESIIRQQPATSTLGKEGSPNLTEAQRIARLRVQIGALAGQKRTALFTAMTHYASHARHQVPAGDAARPFVPIKNAGTGVEVTALLSKLQAQFPPLSPPNLKQLLVITPLSATQQSTYLKDGKLPGNVREHLEQHRTALRIDAVIDGLYHPRTFNPDTDLWAREFAASLLLERCKRPLVITEMAGGAPKDRYKNTGPEDTTVELLHYGDGRYEAYDMRNAGPIPVSPAVDSFYLAIGSVLQPHERSRLGMSSATDAQGLRNTLGDLMSERRSPAGLVSLLDYSLAQYEKKLVLPTDLRPNPEGLYDYNGEQLMPLYGSFYPVTFDQQRRVWRLKHPQKVGVDTPRLKHNRHGAWRLESENPLTWDDYHLVSRLGTEDFSVDQPTAARLLKVTGTPPRALREVHCAGLPPPPLLKDSSKRFGIERKILHFIKAMTTYSATRSAKPSLQLLLVCALPQWPASHVLELHDEAGRTLAHYPAANAGAAQKIRLSDTQSRSQEPLAHLVRNDDLSRALLGELPQSQEERLFKLAKKIAEHAYRERSQLFDALYAQGERNGNRLHARLHAHFPQLPASAIQALIDHATPHEIKQLSEKDWVPLRLGEQAKLTANDVRLNRAFEGLYLSTVANPDSEKIILHVLKLLPGWPTDARLDIHQGSATGPLLESAGYLAGSERKRLARLDARYQAYDAEGQLISDPLNTSTDLLTAVWRVLSDTQRKALGLDDSGELAPLRNAIAELALNQRVAIKDLLGLPHIPYWLQPPMPVNSSFTAYPFTLRNWWPLSLLFSVDMVSKVREVYPRMSRDDALDLTRNLRLSEPQVLQELERRKMEYQALELELHRWAAADYPGDHELLGWMNPNLRIAMTAQILKAWRQESLEYHPGLLHAHGLELRLDGNNLPNIDFMPAIKGFEHIEYLKIAGSAFPPSGNAFLSQFPNLKKLHLDCGLTQLPSSVTQMTHLEILDLSHNSIVLTTQSQQQLAAMTQLERLDLSHNPLGLSPDVSGMARLHSLDLHRTGISQWPIGAERLTQLRDLRLQENNIATIPAVLFTDPQMRPANQGTFLHDNPLSADALQRLNEHRTRTAQPLGGAIPGIHHVAPEPSPVDKWLDGVPAAEHAQRRTLWDQLEHDNAPGSASPDDTFRVLRDLTQADDYVNKLDRRPALIARVWRLLQAMAESYELRQSIFLNTYVSGTCGDGALLTFIDMELRHKQHQAMAQPSSNQANRELLALAEGLFYLRNLDQFAEDHLQSLHGSHRPPAPEPDDVEVKLFFRLELAEEFKLPILKENRRYSPGDHVLPEDLERARKKLREVGKTSALENALLTEEFWVQYLARHVPEPFTTIEETARYKLEALKQEVPDTMSMDYQERRQSIKEVKEAELNRLISQLTRAAQSGAQRVESSQTD
- a CDS encoding dermonecrotic toxin domain-containing protein, producing the protein MPNHPFANGLSGHLQSSESWGQQQALALLRQIMAQSMSPLTSAQRLEYLRLQRAAHDAFKAVDAENTRLIKDFKDIGVAQLRNKLGGLDPHAITLHTRYLEKLEPPLPWEPRKSTLGGLAQGARFRRDVDEWKYRTHVSSLSLWDAACLNFDFATGTPQASGHRYVDASYLTGVSEKRLSVSQFIAISRELDLGGQLQARLSSALGPGGKLHGLIETSARTHLLFEALEAYRDRATTGLTQPLYDKLVAAIDGSGTALPFETLSMDLDKTILPAVPFALSGTSIPLPLLLIKGGKPRGGVLFPVPSRWRLALSHGCQGGRRGVSRRHQGQPP
- a CDS encoding OpgC family protein; this translates as MLNGRDPRIDFFRGLALIFIFWDHVPHNPLGQITLRNLGFSDAAEVFVFLAGFASVMAYGKVLQREGYWMACLKILRRTWVLYVVHIFLLAMLMGIVFFANSHVETRDLVQEMGMTHFITHPQQALLDELLLRFKPNLMDPLPLYIVLLASLALALPLMLRWPMAVVAVSLTVYLLAPWMGWNLRAIEDGVWYFNPVTWQLLFVLGGAAAIRSGQAKPVQSQPLLRQSLFVAAALYVVVTGLITVAWRWPEIHDALMPASISDLIYPISKTDLSPVRLLHFLALAYVTAKLLPTAGWTQNPVAAQVCRMGRFSLEIFCLGVLLAPLADMLNAMAGDALLIQLLTALIGVVLMAALGAWLELNKRLSQRTT